A stretch of DNA from Melioribacteraceae bacterium 4301-Me:
TAGTTTGTGTAAATTTCTCCAATATCTTTGAATTTTAATGTAAGCCCGATTTTGCCGCTTGCACCCGGACCAATATTATAATCTTTCCCATATTTACTTGCGTATTGAGAATTAGTTCCGCCCATAAGTATTGCTGATATACCAAAATAATTTTGCATTGAAACTAATGGGCTGAAATCTACTCTATTGATTATTTGCCCAGTTATGCTTGTAGCAGAAAGTTTATAAACGGTATTAATATGAATATCAACCTCTTTGTAAATCCCAATAATATTTTTTGAACTTTCGAGTAACTTTAATTTATTATCCCAAAGGACACCACTTGCAAAAATTCCAACAATATTATCGCCTTCTGTTATATTGACTTCTGTATGCAAAGAAAAATAATCGAATGGTTTTTGATGTACTGAAACCGAAAATTCATCCCCATAATTTAAGTCGGCTCTAACTGCGAGATAAGATTTACTATCATTAAACTTACTTCCGAAAAAAACATTATGAACTCCGCTTGAAACAACGACATTAAATTTATTTTTTTTCTTTGACAGACCAGATTTCCACATATCACCTCTAATAAAGCGGTTAAGTCCCTGCATCGGATCAATAAGTGCTGAAGTAAATTCACGCAGAAACCTCTCAAACCCTTCCGTGCTTTCATCAATAATTAAATTAGAAACTCGGAAAGAAATTTCACCAAAAATTATTCCTGTAACTGGTGTGTTGACTATGTCATTATAAGATGGCCGTTCATTCTCAAAAAAATACTCCCATGTTAAGCTTCCAAAGAAAGCGTATGGAACCGATTCCCAGAATGTTAAGCCATTTGATCTGGCTAAATTATAGTAATTTGCTCCGTGATATGGATGCCAGAATTGATTTATTAAATAACCATCAGCGTCCCATTCAAATCCATACTTAAAATTATTTTTTATTGTTTCCCAGCTTATGTTAGACCAGTTTTCACCACTTAAATATCTGTGGTAACCCCATACGGCAAAATTTAATCCGACTACTTCTATTGTTGGAATCCAGTAGTTTTTTTCAACTTCAGAATTGGATGTGAATGTTGAGTCGTAATTATTTAATGATCGTTCGTTTGATAGACCGGAAGGAAGAAAATTCTTATCATTAGGTTGTGCAAATAAGTTTAAGCCAACTAGAGTCAACGTAAAAAATATTTTGTATAAGCCATTGTTCATTCTTTTATTAAATTTTCATTTCTTCTATACTTATTAAAGCAGCCGGCTGCACTATGCAACCGGCTTGTGCCAAAAGAGTATTTTAGCCAATTAAAAATAGAATCTTGCTGTTAATTCCGTTTTCGTATTCATTAATACATCGGTCTCCTCTTTTGGTATATCTCTTGAAAGTTGGAAATCCAAACCAAGATTTTGTTTGATACCTACACTAAACTTTTCGAACAAGAAATAATCTGCGCCAAATATCAATCCAATCTTCAAGCTATTTTTTGGATCTGGTTCAACGACATAGTATCCGGCATCTTGATTGATGCCATACATTGCCTGCAAACCAAGATATGGAGAAACTTTATCTATATTAAAATGATATGACCCGGCTAAACCAAATCTTAAGTTGTAGCCATCTACTTTTGTTTCACCGACTGGTGCATCTTCACCTAAAAATTTAAGATCTGCTCCAATGATAAAATCCATTGAAAAATTATCTGAAGTATAATATTTGAACATCAAATTTGGTGAAGAAGAGATATTATCTAAACCAACGCCAAATTTTCCTGCTCTGCTCGATTGAGCGAAAATACTTGTGCCTGCAAGTAACAGCACAACTGCCACGATCAATGATTTTACTTTCATTGTTGTACTCCTTGTATTTATTTTGTTTTTGTTTATTGAAAGTTCAGACTGCCATTTAAAAGGCAATCCGATTTTTTTAAAAACTTTTTTCATTAATAAACTATTCTACTTTTTTACTAAATCTGTTTGCACTTAACACTAAAATTGAAACTCCCATTCCAAAAAGAATTAATGTTTCTAACCAAAGGGATGAAAAGCCAATTCCTTTTAATACTACTCCACGTATAATGGTAATGAAATATCTCAGTGGTATTGCATATGTGATGTATTGAAAAAACTTTGGCATATTTTCAATCGGGAATGCGAAACCGGACAGATATATCATTGGCATCATCAATGCAAAAACGGAAGCCATCATCGCTTGCTGTTGTGTTTTGGAAACTGTTGAAATGAACAATCCGATTCCAAGATTTGATAAGATGAATAGAAATGCGGCAAAAAGCAGATACAGAACATTTCCTCTAACTGCAATTCCAAACCACTGTGTCATTATTATCATAACAATTATTAGAATGACAAATCCAATAATTGTAAATGGGATTAACTTGCCGAGTAATAGTTGATATTTTTTAATAGGAGTTACAATTAATTGCTCCATCGTTCCAATTTCCCGTTCTCTAACAATTGCCATTGACATCAATGATATTGTGGAAATCATTAATACCAATCCTAATATTCCCGGTACCATAAAAACTCTGGATTTCATTTCCGGATTGTACCATACTCTTACTTCCGGAGTAAGAGAACCACTCAATGATATTTTCATCCCTAATTTGTCTCTGGTATCAGTAATCAAATTTTGCGAAAACCTTGTTGAAACTCCCTGAATATAACCAAGCGCCATAGAAGCTTTGCTTGCATCCGATCCTTCAAATAAAGTTTGCAGAGGGGTTGTTTCACGTCGCCTAATTTTTTTCTCAAAATCTTTGGGTATTACAATAGCAACGAGTGTTTTGCCATCTTCAAGTAAATTGGTTATTTCATTGTAGTCTTTTGCATAATAATCAATTTGGAAATATCCCGTCTCAACAAGTCTTTCAATAAAATTGCGACTGGTTTCAGTTTTGTCTTGGTCATAAATAGTTGTGTGAACAATATCAACATCCATATTTGCGGCATATCCAAGAAATATTAATTGAAGTATTGGCGCCATAAAAATTATTACAAGCATTTTTTTATCTCTTTTCACTTGTAATAGTTCTTTGATTATAAAATGATAAATCGTTTTCATATTACTGTTTTCCTCTTGATCTTTTATCAACAATTACTGCAAGTGTTAAAAAGATAGTCCCGAATATTCCTAGATAAATTAGTTGATCCCAGAAAGCTGATATTCCCGCCCCTCGCAATAGAATTGCTCTTAGAATTACCACATAAAACTTAGCGGGCGTAACATTTGTTAATACTTGAATTGCCACCGGCATTGTTTCTATTGGGAATATAAATCCTGAAAGAATAAATGAAGGAAGAAGCGATGTAACATTTGCAGCTTGAAAAGCTACTTGTTGAGAATCTGCAACAGTTGATATAAAAATTCCTAATCCTAATGCAGCGAATAAAAATGTTAGTGTTCCAAGCAGCAGCAAAAAAATGCTCCCCTTAATAACAATTCCAAATAGTATGTAACCTGCTGCAAGCGCAATTACAGCATTTATTAAAGAAATAAAAATGTATG
This window harbors:
- a CDS encoding DUF3943 domain-containing protein, whose translation is MNNGLYKIFFTLTLVGLNLFAQPNDKNFLPSGLSNERSLNNYDSTFTSNSEVEKNYWIPTIEVVGLNFAVWGYHRYLSGENWSNISWETIKNNFKYGFEWDADGYLINQFWHPYHGANYYNLARSNGLTFWESVPYAFFGSLTWEYFFENERPSYNDIVNTPVTGIIFGEISFRVSNLIIDESTEGFERFLREFTSALIDPMQGLNRFIRGDMWKSGLSKKKNKFNVVVSSGVHNVFFGSKFNDSKSYLAVRADLNYGDEFSVSVHQKPFDYFSLHTEVNITEGDNIVGIFASGVLWDNKLKLLESSKNIIGIYKEVDIHINTVYKLSATSITGQIINRVDFSPLVSMQNYFGISAILMGGTNSQYASKYGKDYNIGPGASGKIGLTLKFKDIGEIYTNYKRYWIHTLSGADSEEFVGLFNFGLSCNLYGQISFDLDYLLYERFGDYKYFPNTTDANSALRVYIKYNI
- a CDS encoding ABC transporter permease; its protein translation is MKTIYHFIIKELLQVKRDKKMLVIIFMAPILQLIFLGYAANMDVDIVHTTIYDQDKTETSRNFIERLVETGYFQIDYYAKDYNEITNLLEDGKTLVAIVIPKDFEKKIRRRETTPLQTLFEGSDASKASMALGYIQGVSTRFSQNLITDTRDKLGMKISLSGSLTPEVRVWYNPEMKSRVFMVPGILGLVLMISTISLMSMAIVREREIGTMEQLIVTPIKKYQLLLGKLIPFTIIGFVILIIVMIIMTQWFGIAVRGNVLYLLFAAFLFILSNLGIGLFISTVSKTQQQAMMASVFALMMPMIYLSGFAFPIENMPKFFQYITYAIPLRYFITIIRGVVLKGIGFSSLWLETLILFGMGVSILVLSANRFSKKVE